The sequence GCCGCGCGAGCCCCTGGCCCTgcccctgccgctgccgctgccgctgccggccgcccCCACCATGTGGCTGACGTGGTGCGCGCCTGTGACCGTTACCCGTTGCTTCTCGCCCTTCCGCTATCCGCCGCGGGGGCGGCGTGGGCCCCACGCCGCCAGCCAGGCCGTCTCGATCCGAAACGGCCACTCCGACGCGGGAAATCCCCATAGTGCCCCTACGTCTAACCCCACGCGGAACGGCGCCTGTCCTTATCCGTCTTTGCCCGCGTAGGCAACTCGGCAGTCGGCACAGGCCCCCCGCCTCCTTATTAACTGTGCCGCCACCACCCTTTCGTCCTCCACCCCAAACCCACTCCACGCTTCGCAACGCATCTCCTCGCTTCTTCTTCCGAAATCGCAGCAGGCAGCATCCATCAGCGCGCGCACTCTCCCAGGGCGGAGCAAGGCGGCCGATCGAGAGAGACAGCGGGGGGATACCCATCAGCCCGGTACTGGCGAGATCAATGGACgcgtcggcgtcgccgtcgtcccCGTCGAAGCTGGGGCACAGGCTGCGGACCACGGTGTGCTGCTGCTTCGGCGGCGGGGCCGAGCGggcccggtggcggcggcggggcgcagccGCGGGGGAGTTCCGGTACGACGCGCTGAGCTACGCGCTCAACTTCGACGAGGGCGGCGcccacgacgacgacgcgtGCGCGGACCCCGCCGCGGCCTTCCGGTACCGGAACTTCAACGCGCGcctgccgccctcgccgccgcccgccgccgcgccgcagcgggccgccgccatcgccatcgcgTAGGACCAAATCAATCGCTCCGTGACCTTTTTTTTTGTGCTTTCTCCCCCTCTCGTAAATGTATGATCTGCTGAGAGCTCTGTGCAGCGAAAAACTGATGAATTGTGGTACAGCAATTCTGGTAATAATAGTATAATCTAGGAATATCCCAATGCGACGGGTTCCCACAGTGTAATCGGGGTTCTCCAGTACAGATTGTCGGCGGCGGTGATGAACCCTAGAAATTGGGGGTTTTGATTCGCCGACAGCAACCGAAAcatgttcccctttctttcttgCTTCTGTTCCTCGGCGAGAATCTCCTCTGTTTATCCATCCGTCttctggaattttttttttaaaaatctaCAACTAGCACTAGTGAAAAATCGCGGGGTAAACTCTGAAACCCGAGCGCGACATGCGGGCCCGCGCGCGATCGCGAGGTTTTGCTGGCATGCCGAGCGATTGCTTCGCTTCTTGGGACGGGACGAAGAAGATAGGATCATCGATCGAAATCGAGCGGCGTCTAGATTTTTGCGGCGGTTTTCGCTAGAGAAGGGGATTTTTTTTCGTAAAGGCGGCAGAAAAGGCGCGCGGAATCGAGGCTCGTCGCGTTGCTGAATG comes from Panicum virgatum strain AP13 chromosome 4K, P.virgatum_v5, whole genome shotgun sequence and encodes:
- the LOC120704076 gene encoding uncharacterized protein LOC120704076; translated protein: MDASASPSSPSKLGHRLRTTVCCCFGGGAERARWRRRGAAAGEFRYDALSYALNFDEGGAHDDDACADPAAAFRYRNFNARLPPSPPPAAAPQRAAAIAIA